The sequence ATGCCAAAAAGAACTGTACCATTACATGGATTTGCCAGCTGTAAATGGTCAAATGCAAAATGTTTCTGAGGCTGTTCGGTGTCTGcaggggggagaggggggtggtggtggtatGAATGGTTGTCTGGGGGACTGAGGGGACAAAAGGGTGAGAACAAAATGAGGGAAAAAGAAGAATGGAGAAAAAGACTGCTGTTTTTAGAAACGCTGGGATGACCTCACGCTGCTCACTCTTGAGCTCATCATGCTGCtgccaccgccgccgccgcccaTGCTCATGCTGCTCATGCCGCCATATCCTCCGCTCATGCTGCCGCTCATGCCCATGCCCATGCCGCCGCCCATGCCCATGCCGCCGCCCAGGCCCATGCCGCTGCCCATGCCCATGCCAtaacctccaccacctcctgagGAGGCACCTGGAGATGAGAATAAGATGTTTTCAGATGACAGaataattttgaatttttattaaattatgaaatgaaattatgaaattaaatatcCTAAACTGGCTTggatattatttgaaaattcaagatatgatatactgtatgtcaataCATACCATAGCTGCTGGTTGAGCTCTGTACGTGGACGGTTGCGGATGCACCACCAGCGGCAATTCTGCAGAGAGATACAAAAATTAGCTATTTtatctgctgatgttgcagccTGCACAGTATACTCTTTCACTCTgtgtttcaggtgattaaaTGCCTTGTGAGTTAAAAGTGGCTAAGCTTTTACCTGGATTCCTCTCCTTCCAGAAGCTTCTTATAGGTGGCAATCTCAATGTCCAGAGCCAGCTTGACGTTCATGAGCTCCTGGTACTCGCGGACCTGACGGGCCATGTCCTGTTTGGCTCTCTGCAGGGCATCTTCCAGGTCCTTGATGCGGGCCTTGGCGTCCCTCACTGCAATCTCACCACGCTCCTCAGCCTCAGCGATCTGGGCCTCCAGGCTGACACGCTGAGAGGTTGGAAAGTTAGCAAAAGCTTTAGATGTGATATTTGTCATTCAAAATGCCTTATACATGTTCAGCATCTGGTTTCAAACATAATGTTCAGGAAACTAATaccatttaaaacattttgtgcaTAGCTGATATACTGAAAGTAATTACAGCTGTTAAATGTAAGCTTACCTGTGCCTTGACTGCCTCAATCTCATTCTGGAGGCGGCTAATCATACGGTTGAGCTCAGCAATCTCTGTCTTGGTGTTGCGAAGGTCATCTCCGTACTGACCTGCAGAGCTCTGCATCTCCTGGTACTGTGGgaataagattaaaaataactgttattaCCGATTCCATACACCATCCTGTCCCCTGTATTTGTAATCACAAGGTATGTTTTTCATATTGGACTTGTTGATATTGGTGagatctctttctctctacctACCTTCTGCTGATACCATGACTCAGCATCAGCACGGCTGCGGTTGGCGATATCCTCATACTGAGCCTTCACTTCAGCAACAATGGAGTCCATGTCCAGGTTGCGGCTGTTGTCCATCTCCACAATGGCTGTAGTGTCCTTGATCTGTCCCTGGAGCTCACGCAGTTCCTGAAAAAGAGGTATATGAATGATGAATAAAAGCAGCACAAAATCTCTATCTCTATTCTTTATCTGTGCCCTCCACTTTAATGAAGATAATAAATGAATCACTGTTTTCCTAAAAATGACAGACATAATAGGACTGAGGTGTAGTTTATTTTTCGTACCGCTTCATAGACAGCTCTGAGGAAGTTAATCTCATCCTGAAGGGCATCAACCTTGGCCTCCAGCTCAACCTTGTTCATGTAGGCACCATCTACATCCTGTAGttggagaagaagaaagtcGTTTACATTGGATTCAAAgcaataattaatttaattgttgcTAATGACACGGTGGAGTGACAGGCTTTATAATCGCAGATTCACTCGCCTTCTTGAGGAGAACAAACTCATTCTCCACGCTGGCACGCTTGTTGATTTCATCTTCATatctgacacaaacaaacagaggaaaaattAGATGGTGGAAAACAACTGTGGGCAGAAACTACTGCTGTGTTCACAGATGTGGAGGACCATTTTACACTTATGTTTCCTCTGCTGGTTTGAACTCACTTGTTCTTGAAGTCCTCCACCAGCATCTGCATGTTCTTCAGCTCTCCCTCCAGCTTGATCTTCTCATTGCCAAGCCCATCCAGCTGTCTGCGCAGGTTGGCAATGTAGGCCTCAAACATGCCGTCGATGTTGGAGCGGGTGACGGTCTGGTCCTGCAGGAGGCTCCACTTGGTCTCAAGcattttgttctgctgctccAGGAAGCGGACCTAAAAGGTAAAATTCAATGTCAAGTTTAGATCCACTGTCAGCTAGGGAAAGGTAAATATGTCTGAATGTGTCAATAGGACTACATAATACACTGGGAATAAAGcagatttatttactttgtggTTAACAATATATtgctttcatttcatcattttcagcaaaatacaattaaaagaaGATGAATATATTtgctgtctctttttcttcatgATTAGACATGCTCACGCTAACAAAGatgtttgtcttctttgttttacttctaCACCTGTGTGTGACTTTCCCACACAAAATGCCCGGTATGCACTAAAATTGGCAGCTGCACTAAAATGCAGGGCAGGGCTGTTTGTAACTCAATCCACTTTGCAGTCTCTCTGCACAGTAAAGTGAGCTCTAGTGAGACAATTATTTGAGAGcatctgacatgtttctgaGAAGCATGTTTGAACACCTGCTCCTAGCAGAAAGTAAATGTATGGGAAGCACAGCTGAAGTGCTCTGCCATTCTGGGTTTGAGGCCCTcaagagggttagggttagggctagggttagggttagagccCATCCTTCCGTTTTGGGTGTGTAGGtaagttttctttgttttctttttaggtAAGGCAAAGCATACTGTGCCACACCTCAGCCTCACCTCTTCCTTTAAACACCCGACATTACCACTCCCTGGCCTCCGGGATGCATACTTTCACTGAGTGAACTTGCCTGCACAGTCCTCAGTAAGAAGTGTTTCATGTCTGAAGCAATTAACTGTTATGCCAACTgatatttcatataaatatcaaattaaacaCTTAATGCTTTCTTTTCTGTTGTAGGATGTTTGTAACTCTTTGCattctaaatttaaaaaatatttaattttgaaTCATATGGTAAGAAGTACTTTGAATGAACACACTGGGATCAGTTCACCTTTGTGAGGACAGATGAGGTGTGGTATGTACACATTGCAGAAAAAGCTAACTGAGCATTTTCTCACGCAGGGTGTGGttaacttgtttttcatttgtgcCTGGGAGGAAAATAGTCCCACATCTTCTTTATGAGGTCTTCAATTATACATGAAAGTGAGCAAGAATGAAAAAACTCAATTATTGCATCCTCCCTCATCATACGGAATAAATGACAAGAGGTAATCCAAAGACTTTTGAAACATTACCTCAAATCTCTTAAACAAATCTCTGCTATCTCTAACTATACAAGCTTAAATTGTATGTATCGTGCAGTGCATTGCAGATAGTTAAGAAGAGGTCTGCTGCACCATCGAAGGCCTGTGAGTCCTTGCTGCCATGGGAATTAATGATAACCTGATCCCTTCTTCCCCTTACACAGAGAGCCATCAGTCACTGGATATGGCTACTCTAGTGTTTCCTGCCTCTCACTACAGAGACAGCTGGCAAGGGGCCAGCTATGGCCAAAGAGAAGTTAGGAGCAGAGGATGGCTTTCAGTTTTAGTGCACAGGCTACCAGATGCACTGTTAGGCTTTGAGAACACTGCTTTAGAAGTGAGGTGCCTACACTGCAGTAAAGACATGTTCCATCCAAACAGactgaataaattattttcatagGCTACTAAGAATATTATGCTTGGTAGTATTAGTTGTCAGTGTTAGTTCTAACAAGGCCCATGGTGCACACAACATCCAGGTTTGGATCTGCTGCTGTGTAATATTTAATGAGCCCAGGTGGTCCTTTAGAGACAGTCTGTTGCAGCTATTCAATTTTGCAAAAAACAATTAACTTATTCATGTCAACATCTATTGTATGACCAAATGTTTTTAGAGctaaaatatcaatatattcTGGACTGAAAAATGACATGTCAATTTAACGTCAGtgacaatattttcttttaaaatggtTTGGGACATAAACTTAAGGCAGAAGATTGCCACTTACCTTGTCAATGAAGCTAGCAAAGCGGTTGTTTAGGGTCTTGATCTGTTCTTTCTCGTGGGTACGGACAGTCTGGATGTTGGGGTCGATCGAAAGGTTCATGGGGGTCAGCAGGCTCTGGTTGACTTGGACATTTGTGATCGGGGGCACTGCGAAACCTCCTCCACCACCCATTCCGAAACCACCTCCAAGACTGTAGCTAGAACTAAAACTAGCACCGCCGCCGCAGCCGCCGCCGCTACCAGCACCAAAACCAATCCcaaaaccaccaccaccaccaccaccacccatgCTTGACCTAACCATTCCACCTCCAATGCTGGATGATGATATAGAGTATGATGGTCTAAGCATAACGGCAGATCTTGAGgaaaatcctcctcctcctcctcctcctactgaTACACGGCTGCCACCGCTGTACCCGCCACTGCTGAAACtggcaccaccaccaccgccgccgccgcctccACTGTAGCTGGACCTGACGGTTTTCACGCTCATGGATCTCAAAGACATGGCTGGTTTAGTTTCTGCTGAAAGGTACACAGAGAAAAGgggaagcagagagacagaggttTGGCAGAGCAGTGGAGCCCACTAAGAGGAGAGTCAAGTTCCTCTAAGTATCTTCTCCCTGTCCGTGATGGATTTTTATCTGCCTCCAACTGCAAAGGACGTCCCACTAAGGTCCACCTCCTCTGCACCTCCCCCTCAACCCTTCTCCAATTACCTGGATCCCGGAAGGTGCACTTGCAGGCAGGTAGATTGACTCGGAGCAGCTCAACCTGTCCGACTGTTAACAGTGCCATCCCTGTAAAGCGATCAGGGCTCGACACACCCAGGTACTCACAGAATGGCATCGGAGCCGCAGGGTGAAAGGGGTGGAAAGATGTTGGCAAAGACATTCTTACTTCGATAGCTGGGGGCTTTCTGAGAGGCATGTATGTGGTCGGGGGAGTGTAGTGGGGGGGCTACTTTATTATTACACAAATTCACCTTTGAATGCTAATCATCCTATTGCAAGATagataaaaagtgaaaactttaAAGCATCAACAAAAGTTTTAATTAGTTAAGTCTTTTTCACTGGATATGTTGAACTCAGTTTGATCAGCTGATTTTATAGCTTATGTTTGAATGCATGTGTGCAAGTAAAGGTCTGGTGGACAGTGACTATCCAAGTTCTCATGCTCTGAAAGCATCCTCTTTGTGCTACTTAGGGATGCAATTCTATGTTTCTTCATTAAATTCAAATCCAGGATTGGAGGGATTATGTGGGGGAGATTCATATACTCTGCATACTCTCCTGGAAGTCCCTCTTTTTTCTTGTGATTCTGCAATCAAAAATTGAACAAAATACAAAGTAACATACTCTGCCAACCAAATCACCCTTTGTGTTcaatttaataaaatttaataaaattgAAAACTGGGACAGAAATGTTCCACAGAACACAGTGTTAACAGTGAAGTATATATTTAAACCTGgaaaaaatcaaaccaaaactatctgcataaCTGACTACTTTCTTAGAGAATGTAAGCTGGGGTTTTACTGAATCATTCAGCATTACGTTTGTGGAGTTATggtgacacatactgtagacaGTGAATGAGAGGAGACACATTTGACTAATTGATAAAAGGAAGTTGGGGTGTTGATTGTGTTGGTTGATGGAGCACAACAGTAAAAGCTGTTTTAGATTTAGTAGtaatataaagagaaaaagacttGTTAATCCTCAGGAGGGACCTGGTCTTGCAGGAGGTTCCCTGCAGGCAGCAAGGTAATTACACTCTGTACAGAATTAGATAGATGcccatactgtatgtagtacaGTAGAGAACATATCTAGAACAGTATGTTGAGTTCAATGACAACACAACTTTGTcctcaaaaactaaaataaacattaattttaagtaaaatcCACTAGATTCAATTAATcgttataaaatattttaaagcagTGAAGAGAATGGGGGGTAAATTGGTGAAGAACTACACGAAGAAATGAGTCTCGAATTCCAGAGTTATTTGTTTAATTCCACCACCCTGTCATTTATGCGTTCAGGCCTGCAGCTCGTGGGTGCTTGAGGGTGCTGTTCGTGCCGTCTTCAACACTCATACCACTCTATGTCTTCCACCAGTTAGTTTGCCGTGATCACCGAGGTTCAGTTAGCATCACTACTGGTTTTTAAATTCAGTGGCACATTGTAACtatttatttcaactttttaaatgttgcaacTTTATAATGGAAAATTACATATTGGATCTCTTTCACGCATTAATGTCAGCTTGCAGCTGAATGAACATCAGGAGTTAAAAGAAGACCAGATTTCTTGATCTGACAGAATTAAATCAGTTGATACTTGTTGAAACCCATCTTAACAGCTCTGGTATAGGTGTTGGCTTCCCAAACTCtttatagtagtagtagtcaaAATGAGCTGTAGGGCAACAACTGAGTcacaccccccaaaaaaaccaacAGTGCTTCACTCTCTTATCCAACATTGTCGTCTAAGAACTACTGTTAACATTGCTTGCATGTGCTTCTGCAGTTGTTTTCCATACAATATACAGCAACTAAAGCATGGTTTCTGTATGGTTAAGTCTGGGTAACTGAATTGGTTATGGCTATGGAAAGATTGTTACCATGCATTGAAATCTGTAGCACAAAGCATTGATCCAAGGTACAAGACTAAGGGCatttacagtagtttgtttgctctggtccaaaTCAGTAATTGGTTTCGTTTGTTATCCCACAAAAAACtttcagtgaaacaaaatgCATCACTCAAAGCCATATAGCAACGTTCAATGCGGTAATTGGTcaagaatgtaaaaataataagaaggtcctgaagaaaagtcctatctgcccaaatatcaagGAAGCAACATACGTTTTTGCTGGTCCAGATTGGGCCTTAATTCATGCTcgagctagctgctagcaactgttcATTTCACTCATCCACATCCAAGTAATCAAAGTGCACCTGGCTATGGgagccatttagctcaaacttgcagagtatgCCTTGTAGTCTGGTCAAAAACCGTTCCCACTGCAAACAAACAGCTCCAgtcatcaaggcaaacagtCAGAGAAGATCTGATGATGGAAATATATGTAATGCTTTTAAGATGACAGAGGATCGGTATAGAAATGCAGTATTGTTGGGTCCCTACTCACAATAGGTGTTAAAGGAAATGAACAAGCAGATAAAATGGCATAGAAGGCTCTTAATGTATATGATAACAAAGTGATAAAAGCAGTTT is a genomic window of Thunnus maccoyii chromosome 4, fThuMac1.1, whole genome shotgun sequence containing:
- the LOC121895150 gene encoding keratin, type II cytoskeletal cochleal-like isoform X2 yields the protein MPLRKPPAIEVRMSLPTSFHPFHPAAPMPFCEYLGVSSPDRFTGMALLTVGQVELLRVNLPACKCTFRDPETKPAMSLRSMSVKTVRSSYSGGGGGGGGGASFSSGGYSGGSRVSVGGGGGGGFSSRSAVMLRPSYSISSSSIGGGMVRSSMGGGGGGGGFGIGFGAGSGGGCGGGASFSSSYSLGGGFGMGGGGGFAVPPITNVQVNQSLLTPMNLSIDPNIQTVRTHEKEQIKTLNNRFASFIDKVRFLEQQNKMLETKWSLLQDQTVTRSNIDGMFEAYIANLRRQLDGLGNEKIKLEGELKNMQMLVEDFKNKYEDEINKRASVENEFVLLKKDVDGAYMNKVELEAKVDALQDEINFLRAVYEAELRELQGQIKDTTAIVEMDNSRNLDMDSIVAEVKAQYEDIANRSRADAESWYQQKYQEMQSSAGQYGDDLRNTKTEIAELNRMISRLQNEIEAVKAQRVSLEAQIAEAEERGEIAVRDAKARIKDLEDALQRAKQDMARQVREYQELMNVKLALDIEIATYKKLLEGEESRIAAGGASATVHVQSSTSSYGASSGGGGGYGMGMGSGMGLGGGMGMGGGMGMGMSGSMSGGYGGMSSMSMGGGGGGSSMMSSRVSSVRSSQRF
- the LOC121895150 gene encoding keratin, type II cytoskeletal cochleal-like isoform X1, encoding MPLRKPPAIEVRMSLPTSFHPFHPAAPMPFCEYLGVSSPDRFTGMALLTVGQVELLRVNLPACKCTFRDPAETKPAMSLRSMSVKTVRSSYSGGGGGGGGGASFSSGGYSGGSRVSVGGGGGGGFSSRSAVMLRPSYSISSSSIGGGMVRSSMGGGGGGGGFGIGFGAGSGGGCGGGASFSSSYSLGGGFGMGGGGGFAVPPITNVQVNQSLLTPMNLSIDPNIQTVRTHEKEQIKTLNNRFASFIDKVRFLEQQNKMLETKWSLLQDQTVTRSNIDGMFEAYIANLRRQLDGLGNEKIKLEGELKNMQMLVEDFKNKYEDEINKRASVENEFVLLKKDVDGAYMNKVELEAKVDALQDEINFLRAVYEAELRELQGQIKDTTAIVEMDNSRNLDMDSIVAEVKAQYEDIANRSRADAESWYQQKYQEMQSSAGQYGDDLRNTKTEIAELNRMISRLQNEIEAVKAQRVSLEAQIAEAEERGEIAVRDAKARIKDLEDALQRAKQDMARQVREYQELMNVKLALDIEIATYKKLLEGEESRIAAGGASATVHVQSSTSSYGASSGGGGGYGMGMGSGMGLGGGMGMGGGMGMGMSGSMSGGYGGMSSMSMGGGGGGSSMMSSRVSSVRSSQRF